The Akkermansia muciniphila genome contains a region encoding:
- a CDS encoding 1-deoxy-D-xylulose-5-phosphate reductoisomerase, with amino-acid sequence MQKRRVVILGSTGSIGTSALKVARDIPDRMEIVGLAAGTSVKALALQAREFNVRNVCIFDPSGADELARALPGARVETGEEGLCRLAQLPEADMVLISIVGTAGLKPALAAIEAGKDLAIASKEILVMAGQIVMEKARRAGVQVLPVDSEHNAIFQCLNGNHGGPEAVSRLILTASGGPFRTWRKEDLEHVTLEQALKHPTWSMGRKITIDSATLFNKGLEMIEARWLFDVPMEKVDVIVHPQSIVHSMVEYRDGTVLAQMSSSDMCFPIQYAVTWPDRVPNSLRQLNFAEIGQLVFEAPRPDAFPALDLARRAGASSSTMAAVYNAANEVAVDAFIRGKITFPGIWKLVESVMDDHSPADPRGELAPILEADQWARRRAAELIPSIPRPS; translated from the coding sequence ATGCAGAAACGACGCGTCGTCATCCTGGGTTCCACGGGTTCCATCGGAACCAGCGCCCTGAAAGTCGCCCGGGACATTCCGGACAGAATGGAAATCGTGGGGCTGGCCGCCGGCACCAGCGTGAAAGCCCTGGCGCTCCAGGCACGGGAATTCAATGTCCGCAACGTATGCATTTTTGACCCGTCCGGAGCGGACGAACTGGCCCGCGCCCTTCCCGGCGCACGGGTGGAAACGGGAGAGGAAGGCCTGTGCCGCCTGGCGCAGCTTCCAGAGGCGGACATGGTTCTGATCTCCATCGTGGGCACCGCCGGGCTCAAGCCCGCATTAGCCGCCATTGAGGCAGGCAAGGACCTCGCCATCGCCAGCAAGGAAATCCTGGTCATGGCCGGGCAGATCGTCATGGAAAAGGCGCGCAGGGCCGGCGTGCAAGTACTCCCGGTGGACAGCGAACATAACGCCATCTTCCAGTGCCTGAACGGCAACCACGGCGGCCCGGAAGCCGTCTCCCGCCTGATTTTGACGGCGTCCGGCGGCCCCTTCCGCACCTGGAGGAAGGAGGACCTGGAACACGTCACGCTGGAGCAGGCCCTCAAGCACCCCACGTGGAGCATGGGCAGGAAAATCACCATTGACTCCGCCACCCTGTTCAACAAGGGGCTGGAAATGATTGAAGCCCGCTGGCTCTTTGACGTTCCCATGGAAAAAGTGGACGTGATCGTCCACCCGCAGAGCATCGTGCATTCCATGGTGGAATACCGGGACGGAACCGTGCTGGCCCAGATGAGCAGCTCGGACATGTGCTTCCCCATCCAGTACGCCGTCACGTGGCCGGACCGCGTTCCCAACTCCCTCAGGCAGCTCAATTTTGCGGAAATAGGCCAGCTGGTGTTTGAGGCGCCGCGCCCGGACGCCTTCCCCGCGCTGGACCTGGCCCGCAGGGCCGGAGCCAGCAGCAGCACCATGGCCGCCGTATACAATGCCGCCAATGAAGTGGCGGTGGATGCCTTCATCCGGGGAAAAATCACCTTCCCCGGCATCTGGAAGCTGGTGGAATCCGTCATGGACGACCATTCCCCGGCGGACCCCCGCGGTGAGCTAGCCCCCATCCTGGAAGCGGATCAGTGGGCTAGGCGCCGCGCCGCGGAACTGATTCCGTCCATTCCCCGCCCTTCCTGA
- a CDS encoding DUF418 domain-containing protein, whose amino-acid sequence MTARTPAGTPPQAARITILDILRALALLGIVIVHAHDHFNLYLPIPPAEGWQAAANSAADWVYEYLFVSKSFLLFSFLFGLSFFIQLDRQEQKGVDFRKRFMWRLALLFLFGLAHTLFYDGDILTIFGVLGFALVALYKRGTPLLVILCLLCLMQPISFMDTLSRTGMADIWPHSSGWFQPASPAAGPSREFLYEHGSWSEAALWNLTQGQTGKWQFLLLSGRIWQTLGLFILGMLAGRWHVFVDTANKRRLFLRMLGISGTLFLALLLARLFLPTRLDYPLGADLRHLLVQWENLAYAAAFVSAAVLLFTHPGLPLPFRLLSSAGKCTLTCYVTQTLVFTFLFFGWGLGLAQDMGPWACLCAAVAVFLLQAWACRLWLSYFLYGPLEWLWRTATMCRIQPFRKEKETG is encoded by the coding sequence ATGACCGCCCGGACTCCCGCCGGAACGCCCCCGCAGGCGGCGCGCATCACCATTCTGGACATCCTCCGGGCGCTGGCCCTGCTGGGCATCGTCATCGTGCATGCGCACGATCACTTCAACTTGTACCTTCCCATTCCTCCGGCGGAGGGATGGCAGGCCGCGGCCAACAGCGCGGCGGACTGGGTTTATGAATACCTCTTTGTCAGCAAATCCTTCCTTCTCTTCTCCTTCCTGTTCGGCCTCAGCTTCTTCATCCAGCTGGACAGGCAGGAGCAGAAGGGCGTCGACTTCCGGAAACGCTTCATGTGGCGGCTGGCGCTCCTGTTTCTGTTTGGGCTGGCGCACACCCTTTTTTATGACGGGGACATCCTCACCATCTTCGGCGTGCTCGGCTTTGCCCTGGTAGCCCTGTACAAACGCGGCACGCCTCTTCTCGTCATCCTCTGCCTGCTGTGCCTGATGCAGCCCATCTCCTTCATGGACACGCTGTCCCGCACCGGGATGGCGGATATATGGCCCCATTCCTCCGGCTGGTTCCAGCCCGCATCCCCGGCGGCAGGCCCTTCGCGGGAATTCCTGTATGAACACGGGAGCTGGAGTGAAGCCGCCCTCTGGAACCTGACGCAGGGACAGACAGGCAAATGGCAGTTCCTCCTGCTCAGCGGCCGCATCTGGCAAACGCTGGGCCTCTTCATCCTGGGAATGCTGGCGGGGAGATGGCATGTCTTTGTGGACACCGCCAACAAACGCCGCCTGTTCCTGCGGATGCTGGGAATCTCCGGAACGCTGTTTCTGGCGCTTCTGCTCGCGCGGCTGTTCCTCCCCACCCGGCTGGACTACCCGCTGGGAGCGGACCTGCGACACCTTCTCGTCCAATGGGAAAACCTCGCCTACGCCGCGGCCTTTGTCTCCGCCGCCGTCCTGCTCTTCACCCATCCCGGACTACCCCTGCCCTTCAGACTGCTCAGCAGCGCCGGCAAATGCACGCTGACGTGCTACGTCACCCAGACGCTGGTATTCACGTTCCTCTTCTTCGGGTGGGGTCTCGGTCTGGCGCAGGACATGGGGCCGTGGGCCTGCCTCTGCGCGGCGGTAGCCGTCTTCCTGCTTCAAGCCTGGGCCTGCCGCCTGTGGCTAAGCTATTTCCTGTACGGCCCCCTGGAATGGCTCTGGCGCACCGCCACCATGTGTCGGATACAGCCATTCAGGAAGGAAAAGGAAACCGGATAA
- a CDS encoding helicase-related protein, whose translation MSSKFFNNETGHTLFDKLTGIASQMASFDKFLAVSGFFRSSGYFKLREQLSDVSEIKILVGINIDNIFRKHNKANMFLADAAKSKDIYCDHFNEDVINAKYDPLIERGILQMHEDLMSGRLEMKIHATKNLHAKFYLCLPNNHNEHTDGWVIMGSSNISDSGLGITTPPRYELNVAMKDYDDVKYCLCEFQKLWDAAIPLSPEDIAKCTKETYLGIQPTPYELYIKVLIDMFGDQVEEDFTLQLPKDVKELKYQKDAVIQGYQMLLQHHGLFLADVVGLGKTMIATMIAKRFVEANGKRTNILVIYPPALEENWKETFRLFNIQKNAQFITNGSLSKILNGKNQYKDKEEFDLIIVDEAHGFRNDGSGKYDALQKICKSSCLNEGLLNSLQKKVMLLSATPLNNSPEDLLNLLLLFQNSRNCTIDGIPNLEAFFIPFIKEYKKLIKNNKEKETDVTKRVEKIYEKIREKVIDKVTVRRTRNNILNDSSYKEDIESQGIIFPKILPPEALSYRMNEDTCNRFYSTLSALSDENVPTHLNYARYRAIEFLKPEHQSPNYKLAIRSGPILAGIYRVHMVKRLESSFHAFKKSLTTLLKITTDMIHMFEADKVIIAPEINITDLLAKGWGLDNIIDYLNKKKDSKKGNVFPANAFNSCFLEKLWEDKLLLEGLKADWEKETEDPKFDLFKDKLENDLLSQQTNTSGKLVLFSESVDTLTYLQDRLTNELGRKDVLLVTAKNRNTLRETIKKNFDANSSIQENQYNIIITSDVLAEGVNLHRSHVIVNYDSPWNATKLMQRIGRVNRIGSVADFIYNYMFYPSQPGNQAINLYHNALVKLQGFHSAFGEDAQIYSLEEIVKQFKLFDSTIKDSVDKKIALLREIRDLYNNDRELYHKIKKLPMKSRVMRDTGHHRSKSIVFVSSNVKTEFYLADNSHVEVIGFLDAVDYLRAKPEEKPASFSNADNHYQHVTQALAKYQSEYIQAADTSPIKDIKSTLNKPSQEARKFLTTIKQIHKDNLLLIKECDTLIKYIDEGIYSKLSRRIRDLSREYKNDRGRIATNEYKIQNRISKLLDEYRTMSKEDRHQAINISDPQIIISETFI comes from the coding sequence ATGAGCTCCAAGTTTTTCAATAATGAGACTGGTCATACTCTCTTTGACAAATTAACCGGCATTGCTTCCCAAATGGCATCGTTTGACAAATTTTTGGCTGTTTCAGGATTTTTCAGATCATCCGGATACTTCAAATTAAGAGAACAATTGAGCGATGTATCTGAAATCAAAATCCTTGTTGGAATTAACATTGATAACATTTTCCGCAAACATAATAAAGCAAATATGTTTTTGGCAGACGCAGCAAAATCCAAAGACATTTATTGTGATCATTTCAACGAGGATGTTATCAATGCAAAATATGATCCTTTGATTGAACGGGGAATTTTGCAAATGCATGAAGACCTGATGTCAGGTCGGCTGGAAATGAAAATCCATGCGACTAAAAACTTGCATGCCAAATTCTACCTATGCCTGCCCAACAATCACAATGAGCATACCGACGGCTGGGTCATCATGGGATCCTCTAACATATCTGATTCAGGATTAGGAATCACCACTCCCCCCAGATATGAATTAAACGTCGCCATGAAGGACTATGACGACGTAAAATACTGTTTATGCGAGTTCCAAAAACTGTGGGATGCGGCAATTCCCCTTTCTCCTGAGGACATAGCAAAATGCACAAAAGAAACCTATCTCGGCATCCAACCAACACCCTATGAACTATATATCAAAGTCCTGATTGATATGTTCGGCGATCAGGTAGAAGAGGATTTCACGCTGCAACTCCCAAAGGATGTCAAAGAACTGAAATACCAAAAAGATGCCGTTATTCAAGGTTATCAAATGCTGCTTCAGCATCATGGTTTATTTCTTGCCGACGTTGTTGGTCTTGGTAAGACCATGATTGCCACCATGATTGCCAAACGTTTTGTTGAAGCCAACGGCAAACGAACCAACATTTTAGTAATCTATCCCCCCGCGTTGGAAGAAAACTGGAAAGAAACCTTCCGTCTGTTCAATATTCAAAAAAACGCCCAATTCATTACAAATGGGAGCCTTTCCAAAATATTGAACGGCAAAAATCAGTATAAGGATAAAGAAGAATTTGATCTTATCATTGTTGATGAAGCTCATGGATTCCGCAACGACGGCTCAGGTAAATACGACGCTCTGCAAAAAATATGCAAATCTTCCTGCTTAAATGAAGGTCTGCTGAATAGCCTGCAAAAGAAGGTCATGCTGTTATCAGCTACACCCCTTAATAACAGCCCGGAAGATTTACTCAATCTGCTTCTTCTCTTCCAAAATAGTCGTAACTGTACTATTGACGGCATTCCCAATCTGGAAGCATTTTTCATCCCATTTATTAAAGAGTACAAGAAATTAATCAAAAATAACAAAGAAAAAGAAACTGACGTAACTAAAAGAGTTGAAAAAATTTATGAAAAGATAAGAGAAAAAGTTATTGATAAAGTCACCGTCCGCCGTACCAGAAACAATATTCTAAATGACTCGTCTTATAAAGAAGATATCGAATCACAAGGAATTATTTTCCCCAAAATTCTTCCTCCTGAAGCGCTCAGCTACCGAATGAATGAAGATACTTGTAATCGCTTCTATTCTACTCTGAGTGCGCTATCTGATGAAAACGTGCCTACACATCTCAATTATGCCCGTTACAGAGCCATAGAATTCCTGAAACCGGAACACCAGTCTCCCAATTACAAGTTAGCAATTCGATCCGGTCCGATTCTCGCGGGAATTTATCGTGTCCATATGGTTAAACGTCTTGAAAGCAGTTTCCACGCTTTCAAAAAATCCCTGACTACTCTGCTCAAAATAACCACGGACATGATTCACATGTTTGAGGCCGACAAGGTGATTATTGCCCCAGAAATAAACATCACGGACCTTCTGGCAAAAGGATGGGGTCTGGACAATATTATAGATTATCTGAACAAAAAAAAGGATTCAAAAAAAGGGAATGTCTTCCCGGCAAATGCTTTTAATTCGTGTTTTTTGGAAAAGCTATGGGAAGACAAACTGCTCCTGGAAGGATTGAAAGCTGACTGGGAGAAGGAAACTGAAGACCCTAAATTTGATCTATTCAAAGATAAGCTTGAAAACGACTTGCTCTCTCAACAGACTAATACTTCCGGTAAACTCGTTTTATTCTCAGAAAGCGTCGATACCCTAACCTACTTGCAGGACCGCTTGACAAATGAACTTGGCCGCAAAGATGTGCTCCTGGTAACGGCAAAAAACAGAAATACTTTAAGAGAAACTATTAAAAAGAATTTCGATGCTAACAGTTCGATTCAGGAAAATCAATACAATATTATCATTACTTCTGATGTATTGGCAGAGGGTGTCAATCTTCATCGTTCTCATGTGATTGTCAACTACGATTCGCCTTGGAATGCTACCAAGCTGATGCAGCGTATCGGACGAGTCAATAGAATAGGCTCTGTTGCCGACTTCATATATAATTACATGTTCTATCCTTCTCAGCCAGGCAACCAAGCAATCAACCTGTACCACAATGCTCTGGTCAAGCTCCAAGGTTTTCACTCAGCCTTCGGCGAAGATGCCCAAATCTATTCACTGGAAGAAATTGTTAAACAGTTCAAACTTTTTGACAGCACCATCAAGGATAGTGTTGACAAAAAAATAGCCCTTCTGCGGGAAATAAGAGATCTCTACAATAACGATAGAGAGCTTTATCACAAAATAAAAAAACTGCCCATGAAAAGCCGAGTGATGCGTGATACAGGCCATCATCGCAGTAAATCTATTGTATTTGTTTCTTCTAACGTAAAAACTGAATTTTATTTGGCAGATAACTCACATGTTGAAGTCATCGGATTCCTTGATGCCGTAGATTACCTTAGAGCCAAACCGGAAGAAAAACCGGCGTCTTTCTCTAACGCAGATAATCATTATCAACACGTCACTCAAGCTCTGGCTAAATATCAGTCTGAATACATTCAGGCGGCAGATACTTCCCCTATAAAGGACATCAAGAGTACACTCAACAAACCGTCACAGGAGGCTCGGAAATTCCTCACTACAATAAAACAAATTCATAAGGATAATCTTCTTCTGATAAAAGAATGCGATACTCTGATCAAGTATATTGACGAAGGTATTTACTCCAAACTTTCACGCCGTATCAGGGACTTGTCCCGTGAATACAAAAACGACCGGGGAAGAATAGCCACAAACGAATACAAGATTCAAAATAGGATCTCGAAACTATTGGACGAATACCGCACGATGAGTAAAGAAGACCGCCATCAGGCTATCAACATTTCCGATCCCCAAATTATTATTTCTGAAACCTTTATCTAA